From Paraburkholderia hayleyella, a single genomic window includes:
- a CDS encoding O-antigen ligase family protein, whose protein sequence is MIFTPTLVWLSAVLLFLAPAVNLVWRGGTGYCFFALAALGIGALFVNRRTPGYFKALQTYGWYTAAMLAFMVSIGLQQLVNGYWLPRQFDALSRFMLALVVFLLLRQLPSRALRMIGWGCAAGGLAVGVWALMDRPQGGWNGTSRLSNYYTNAIPFGDTALLLAFLSLFTLGWDDLRDWRPFAIKILALLGGGYASYLSGTRGGWLALPVFLVLLGAQYRWFTQRKRLITALLALSLCLAALFSTGRIEQRVVDASTDIALLNQGDAYTSIGLRLQLWQASWHLFTKHPVYGIGKGRLMQSLRDMAQNGEVKAEIVNERAHSDFFSTLAEMGTVGVLCLFLFYFGISVYFWRNRQANDPAIRAAAYSGLAVSTSTIIFGLTIDVLVPIMVTVLLALLSATFLAMIDARKREIAQAECGTA, encoded by the coding sequence ATGATTTTTACCCCCACTCTGGTCTGGTTAAGCGCCGTCTTGCTGTTTCTAGCCCCAGCAGTCAATTTAGTGTGGCGCGGCGGCACGGGATACTGCTTTTTTGCATTAGCCGCATTAGGTATCGGCGCCCTGTTCGTGAACCGGCGCACACCCGGTTATTTCAAGGCGTTGCAAACCTATGGCTGGTACACCGCGGCCATGCTCGCATTTATGGTGTCGATTGGTCTGCAGCAACTCGTGAATGGTTACTGGCTACCACGCCAGTTCGATGCGCTCTCGCGTTTCATGCTGGCGCTCGTGGTGTTCCTGCTGTTGCGGCAACTGCCCTCGCGGGCGTTGCGCATGATCGGCTGGGGCTGTGCCGCGGGAGGGCTGGCGGTTGGCGTGTGGGCCCTCATGGACCGGCCCCAGGGGGGCTGGAATGGCACAAGCCGCCTCAGTAATTACTATACGAATGCGATTCCGTTCGGCGACACCGCGCTGCTGCTCGCGTTTCTCTCCCTCTTCACGCTAGGCTGGGATGACCTGCGCGACTGGCGGCCCTTTGCGATCAAGATTCTGGCGCTGCTAGGCGGCGGTTACGCCTCTTATCTGTCGGGCACACGCGGCGGCTGGCTGGCGTTGCCCGTTTTCCTCGTCCTGCTCGGCGCACAGTATCGCTGGTTCACGCAGCGCAAACGCCTGATCACCGCCTTGCTGGCGCTCTCGCTGTGCCTCGCCGCGCTGTTCTCGACAGGCCGCATCGAGCAGCGTGTCGTCGATGCCAGCACCGACATCGCCCTGCTCAACCAGGGCGATGCCTATACCTCCATCGGCTTGCGTCTTCAGCTCTGGCAAGCGTCGTGGCATCTGTTCACGAAGCATCCGGTCTATGGCATCGGCAAGGGACGGCTCATGCAGTCCCTGCGCGACATGGCGCAAAACGGCGAAGTGAAAGCCGAGATTGTCAACGAACGTGCGCACAGTGATTTTTTCTCGACGCTAGCGGAGATGGGAACGGTCGGCGTGCTGTGTCTTTTCCTGTTTTATTTCGGCATTTCGGTGTACTTCTGGCGCAACCGCCAGGCCAATGATCCGGCGATTCGCGCGGCGGCCTATTCGGGGCTGGCCGTATCCACCAGCACCATCATCTTCGGGCTCACCATCGACGTGCTGGTACCCATCATGGTGACCGTGCTGCTGGCGCTTTTAAGCGCGACGTTCCTCGCCATGATCGACGCGCGCAAACGCGAAATCGCCCAGGCAGAGTGCGGCACGGCTTAA
- a CDS encoding glycosyltransferase family 2 protein, protein MTHLASDASSASASPTRPLVSVLLIAYKQQHVVADAVRSVLAQTYSPLEILISDDASGDGTFAAIEEAVRGYAGPHQVSIRCNTVNEGISAHLSRLAGMARGELLFVAAGDDMSLPQRCTRVVETWLAHERRPDLIATDLADMDEHGMIHERMSPTDLGAYRGLDDWLAQRPWLIGAAHTWSRRLFERFGPMLPGTMAEDQIMTFRALVSGGALSLREPLVRYRRGGLSRKRRYRSSADLVARQRQSNGYALAELAQLQRDADMAGSEIGAAMRVALAGKLARERFIQAMFSAPDARARLALCRRNPAIKLGLRVRLVLYTVCPWVYAPMLWLKRVIRKR, encoded by the coding sequence ATGACCCACCTTGCGTCCGATGCTTCCTCCGCCTCCGCCAGCCCCACCCGCCCGCTGGTTTCGGTATTGCTGATCGCCTACAAGCAGCAGCACGTCGTCGCCGACGCCGTGCGCAGCGTGCTGGCGCAAACCTATTCACCGCTGGAAATCCTGATCTCGGACGATGCCTCCGGCGACGGCACCTTCGCCGCCATCGAAGAAGCCGTGCGCGGCTACGCAGGGCCCCATCAGGTCAGCATCCGCTGCAATACCGTCAATGAAGGCATCAGCGCGCATCTCTCGCGTCTGGCGGGCATGGCGCGCGGTGAGTTGCTGTTCGTCGCAGCCGGCGACGACATGTCGCTGCCACAGCGTTGCACGCGTGTGGTCGAGACCTGGCTGGCCCATGAGCGCCGTCCCGACCTGATCGCCACCGATCTCGCCGATATGGATGAGCACGGCATGATTCACGAGCGCATGAGCCCGACCGATCTGGGCGCTTATCGTGGGCTCGACGACTGGCTCGCTCAACGGCCCTGGCTGATCGGCGCGGCGCACACGTGGTCGCGGCGGCTCTTCGAGCGCTTTGGGCCGATGCTGCCCGGCACGATGGCCGAAGACCAGATCATGACGTTTCGCGCGCTGGTTTCCGGTGGCGCGCTCAGTCTGCGCGAACCGCTGGTGCGCTACCGGCGCGGCGGCCTGTCACGCAAGCGGCGTTACCGCTCGAGCGCCGATCTGGTTGCACGGCAGCGCCAAAGCAACGGTTATGCGCTCGCCGAACTGGCGCAGTTGCAACGCGACGCCGACATGGCGGGAAGCGAAATCGGCGCGGCGATGCGTGTGGCGCTTGCCGGCAAGCTTGCCCGCGAGCGGTTTATTCAGGCGATGTTCAGCGCACCGGATGCGCGCGCGCGCTTAGCGCTATGTCGGCGCAACCCGGCGATCAAGCTCGGGCTTAGAGTGCGCCTGGTGTTGTATACGGTGTGTCCGTGGGTGTATGCGCCGATGCTGTGGCTCAAACGGGTGATACGCAAACGCTGA
- the msbA gene encoding lipid A export permease/ATP-binding protein MsbA, with product MSARPTVKPTLSKPIGSGEASSPAVVLRRLWPYIKPVIWIVVAAIAAMALSAATDAAIPALLKPLLDKGFGVHASDNAKWYVPLAVIGLALVRGVAQYASGYLLSYVSNRILLELRLKMFDRMIHTSVAFFQRETASTVINAIVFEVNQILNVLTSVMVTLVRDSLTVVFLLGYLFYLNWRLTLIVAVLLPGIGWLVGKINRRLRRLNRENQLLTNELSYIVEEAVGGYKVVKVNNGEQYENARFGAMSRRLRGYSMRMTVSGGLAQPLTQFLASIALAVVITIAVVQSSNDQTTVGGFVAFVTSMLLIISPLKHLMDVNQPLQRGMTAAELIFGLIDEPAEPAGGGKPLERASGAIEFRDVSFGYGASQMGQESQRLTLNQVSFCVAPGEMVALAGPSGGGKTTLVNLLPRFFDPASGEILLDGVPLSEYNTHDLRSQIAMVSQDVVLFNDTIAHNVAYGQTADLDRVVAALRAANLWQTVEAMPDGIETLIGDNGTMLSGGQRQRLAIARAIYKDAPILILDEATSALDSESERYVQDALETLMKGRTTLVIAHRLSTIERADRILVLEAGRIVERGSHRELLAQNGLYAHLHRIQFQQTSS from the coding sequence GTGAGCGCCAGGCCCACTGTCAAACCCACCTTAAGCAAGCCCATCGGTTCCGGCGAGGCTTCGTCGCCCGCTGTCGTATTGCGCCGTCTCTGGCCGTATATCAAACCTGTGATCTGGATCGTGGTGGCCGCCATCGCCGCGATGGCGCTGAGCGCCGCCACGGACGCGGCTATTCCGGCCCTGCTCAAGCCGTTGCTGGACAAGGGCTTTGGCGTGCATGCCAGCGACAACGCCAAATGGTATGTGCCGCTCGCCGTGATCGGCCTCGCGCTGGTACGCGGCGTGGCGCAATATGCCTCGGGCTATCTGCTGTCGTATGTGTCGAACCGGATCCTGCTGGAGCTGCGTCTGAAGATGTTCGACCGGATGATCCATACCAGCGTCGCGTTTTTTCAACGTGAAACCGCGAGTACGGTGATCAATGCCATTGTCTTCGAAGTCAACCAGATCCTGAATGTGCTGACCAGCGTGATGGTGACGCTGGTGCGCGATTCGCTCACGGTGGTTTTTCTGCTGGGCTACCTGTTTTATCTGAACTGGCGTCTGACGCTGATTGTCGCCGTGCTGTTGCCTGGTATCGGCTGGCTGGTGGGCAAGATTAACCGCAGGCTACGGCGGCTGAACCGCGAGAACCAGCTGCTCACCAATGAGCTGTCTTACATCGTCGAAGAAGCGGTCGGCGGCTACAAGGTCGTCAAGGTCAATAACGGCGAGCAATATGAAAACGCGCGCTTTGGCGCCATGAGCCGCCGCCTGCGTGGCTACTCCATGCGCATGACCGTCTCGGGGGGCCTTGCGCAACCGCTTACTCAGTTTCTGGCCTCGATCGCGCTGGCAGTGGTCATCACGATTGCCGTGGTGCAGTCGTCGAACGATCAGACCACGGTGGGGGGGTTTGTCGCATTCGTCACGTCGATGTTGCTGATTATTTCGCCGCTCAAGCATCTGATGGACGTCAACCAGCCGTTGCAACGTGGCATGACCGCAGCCGAGCTGATCTTCGGCCTGATCGACGAACCCGCTGAGCCCGCCGGTGGCGGCAAGCCGCTTGAACGGGCCTCGGGCGCCATCGAGTTTCGTGATGTGTCGTTTGGTTATGGGGCGAGCCAGATGGGCCAGGAAAGCCAGCGCTTGACGCTGAATCAGGTGTCGTTTTGCGTGGCGCCTGGTGAGATGGTGGCGCTGGCTGGGCCATCGGGGGGAGGCAAAACGACGCTCGTCAATTTGCTGCCGCGCTTTTTCGATCCGGCTAGCGGTGAGATTCTGCTGGATGGTGTACCGCTGTCCGAGTACAACACGCACGATCTGCGCAGCCAGATCGCCATGGTGAGCCAGGACGTGGTGCTGTTCAACGACACCATCGCCCATAACGTGGCCTATGGGCAGACCGCCGATCTCGACCGCGTCGTCGCGGCCTTGCGCGCCGCTAACCTGTGGCAGACGGTGGAAGCGATGCCCGATGGCATCGAGACACTGATTGGCGACAACGGCACGATGCTCTCGGGCGGCCAGCGCCAGCGTCTGGCGATTGCCCGGGCAATCTACAAGGACGCGCCGATCCTGATTCTCGACGAAGCCACTTCGGCGCTCGATTCCGAATCCGAGCGTTATGTCCAGGATGCGCTCGAAACCCTGATGAAGGGCCGCACGACACTGGTGATTGCGCACCGTCTTTCGACGATCGAGCGCGCTGACCGGATTCTGGTGCTGGAAGCCGGGCGCATTGTCGAGCGCGGCAGCCACCGCGAGCTGCTGGCGCAAAACGGGTTGTATGCGCATTTGCACCGGATTCAGTTTCAACAGACTTCGTCTTGA
- a CDS encoding glycosyltransferase family 4 protein, whose translation MSDSTRFVTPLADTALPLTDLALTTQALKNSGGAERYTRDVIAGLHRLGVRPTLFAREVDPLLPEAAWVEAQPLNVRWAPRKLRNRAFDWRLKLRLRAHRPAKIIAINHSTHADVAICGGTHPGSLEAEARPVRRSDVWQIALERQVYTRARAVVAHSQLMARELQRFYDVPSERLHVLYPPVDTARFVPLDDAARRRVRQQYGLPDDRVIFLFSSTSHKRKGYDLLEAFFSQTTLPVCLVVAGRGVPRTSDTIRYVGYCREMEKLFAAADFTVVASVYEPFGLVGVESVLCGTPVIIAENVGSAETVTGPAKIGFSRAVPGSFEQAIDEAIGRVQQGDARIASPFAHLAYNPSVDEHVGELYRLTAAL comes from the coding sequence TTGTCCGACTCGACTCGTTTCGTTACTCCTCTTGCCGATACGGCGCTGCCGCTGACTGATCTCGCGCTCACCACGCAAGCGCTGAAAAATAGTGGCGGCGCGGAGCGCTATACGCGTGATGTGATCGCGGGTTTGCATCGTTTAGGGGTGCGGCCCACGCTTTTTGCCCGCGAAGTGGACCCGCTATTGCCCGAGGCGGCGTGGGTCGAGGCGCAGCCGCTGAATGTGCGCTGGGCGCCGCGCAAGCTGCGCAACCGGGCGTTCGACTGGCGTCTCAAGCTGCGGCTGCGTGCGCATCGTCCGGCGAAGATCATTGCGATCAATCATTCGACGCACGCTGACGTGGCGATTTGTGGCGGTACGCATCCGGGATCGCTCGAAGCTGAAGCGCGCCCAGTGCGGCGCAGCGATGTCTGGCAGATCGCGCTGGAGCGCCAGGTGTACACCCGGGCGCGTGCGGTGGTGGCGCATTCCCAACTGATGGCGCGTGAGTTGCAACGTTTTTATGACGTACCGTCCGAGCGCTTGCATGTGCTGTATCCCCCGGTTGATACCGCGCGCTTTGTGCCGCTCGACGATGCCGCGCGCCGCCGTGTGCGGCAGCAATATGGTTTGCCTGATGACAGGGTGATTTTCCTGTTCTCTTCAACCAGCCACAAACGCAAAGGCTACGATTTGCTGGAAGCGTTTTTTTCCCAGACCACGTTGCCGGTCTGTCTGGTGGTCGCGGGGCGGGGCGTGCCCAGAACCAGCGACACGATCCGTTACGTCGGTTATTGCCGCGAGATGGAAAAGCTTTTTGCCGCGGCTGATTTTACGGTGGTGGCATCGGTGTACGAGCCCTTTGGCCTGGTGGGCGTGGAGTCCGTGCTGTGCGGTACGCCGGTGATCATTGCCGAAAACGTGGGATCGGCGGAGACGGTGACGGGGCCCGCGAAAATCGGTTTTTCGCGCGCTGTGCCTGGGAGTTTCGAGCAGGCCATCGACGAGGCCATCGGACGCGTGCAGCAAGGTGACGCCCGTATTGCCAGCCCGTTCGCACATCTGGCCTATAACCCCAGCGTGGACGAGCACGTGGGCGAACTGTACCGGCTGACCGCGGCGCTTTAG
- a CDS encoding glycosyltransferase family 2 protein, with the protein MKTVTLGVALITHNAAARLAECLQSVAFADDIVVLDGGSTDGTIDIARAHGARVIQQPDWPGFGPQKNRAIEALDTTWVLSLDADEVVSPELAAAIRAAIAAPDAEVYAVDRLSCFCGQWIHHSGWYPDWIPRLFRRGCARFSDDLVHERLVFATSAQRLHGKLLHHSYEDFETVLRKLDAYSSAAAQQRYAAGQRGGLAKALGRGTWAFLRTYVMRCGFLDGRAGFMIAVFNAQTVYYRFLKLDHLHRTQQANDTPPS; encoded by the coding sequence ATGAAAACCGTCACGCTCGGCGTTGCACTCATCACCCATAATGCCGCTGCCCGGCTCGCCGAATGTTTACAGTCGGTCGCCTTTGCCGACGACATCGTCGTGCTGGACGGCGGCAGCACCGACGGCACCATCGACATCGCTCGCGCTCATGGGGCACGCGTCATCCAGCAGCCTGACTGGCCGGGTTTTGGCCCGCAAAAAAACCGTGCGATCGAGGCACTGGACACCACCTGGGTGCTATCGCTCGATGCCGACGAAGTGGTTTCACCCGAACTGGCGGCAGCCATTCGCGCCGCCATCGCCGCGCCGGACGCCGAGGTCTACGCCGTGGACCGTCTGTCCTGCTTTTGCGGCCAGTGGATTCATCACAGCGGTTGGTATCCGGACTGGATTCCGCGTCTTTTTCGCCGGGGTTGCGCCCGGTTTTCAGATGACCTGGTCCATGAACGCCTGGTTTTCGCTACGTCTGCGCAGCGCCTCCACGGCAAACTGTTGCACCATTCGTACGAAGACTTCGAAACCGTGTTGCGCAAGCTCGATGCGTACTCAAGCGCGGCGGCGCAACAGCGCTATGCGGCAGGCCAGCGCGGCGGCCTGGCGAAAGCGCTGGGACGCGGCACCTGGGCTTTCCTGAGAACCTACGTGATGCGATGCGGGTTTCTCGATGGGCGCGCCGGCTTCATGATCGCGGTGTTTAATGCGCAAACCGTCTATTACCGTTTTTTGAAGCTCGACCATCTGCATCGCACGCAGCAGGCCAACGATACGCCGCCATCCTGA